From the Vibrio vulnificus CMCP6 genome, one window contains:
- a CDS encoding polysaccharide lyase 8 family protein — MHSQHLMQIRSKLSQSIVELQRGMLHEHDWHQTIAQYQNAFSRQTGWLDAPLADAEQDGERIFAYLQRVLLLACQHYQRPCSSILETIEQALAHWYRHNPTHWNWWWNQIGKQRLLGPIALLLSDALSPALQQKLMDDLPAQASMTGANKADLANGVAYRALLKNNQTRFAQAMADIADTIVLTQEEGIQADFSYQQHGPQLQNGGYGESFLNVALPWVYAAADTCFRFSSDQQRLLLSYFLQGSMWMTRTGRWDYNVCGRAIAKPDLEKPHSRASLKVQVTMLMALFPQHRLPLESYLAHLDGRAYPFAGFKHFWRSDYSAMVNHRFSVTVKTNSRRTKPIETGNQENLLGFWLGFGSMNISVTGDEYHDIYPYWDWAKIPGVTSPSVAMPAHEWGRIEQNTEWTGGVSNGRWGIASFELDVQQTQGLKSWFFCGDAIVALGAGIRSEHQSPIVTAINQCHVQTPVFHQNENGVERCDAVAVQGWLHHANVGYLLGEGKAYLRCDEQQGSWQKINAHLSDEEVAGKVFSLWIEHGVQPHDAGYHYTLLPGATLAKTQQYAAQPEAQVLHNLPQLQAVQFRHEVGCVFRQAGRLELASFTHQPAFALEVDKPCLLLCERTSVGFRLALSTPGRADKVQITLHQGGQAFAVTIETSALPDKLGESVLVDIEAEPSMARDS, encoded by the coding sequence ATGCACTCGCAACATTTGATGCAGATCCGCAGCAAACTGTCACAATCCATCGTCGAGCTACAAAGGGGCATGCTGCACGAGCACGATTGGCATCAAACCATCGCTCAATACCAAAACGCATTTTCTCGCCAAACAGGCTGGCTCGATGCGCCGCTTGCAGACGCTGAGCAAGACGGAGAGCGTATTTTTGCCTATTTGCAGCGCGTATTGCTGCTCGCTTGCCAACACTACCAACGACCTTGTTCCTCGATTTTGGAAACGATTGAACAAGCGTTGGCGCACTGGTATCGACACAATCCGACCCACTGGAACTGGTGGTGGAATCAAATTGGCAAACAGCGGCTTCTGGGGCCGATTGCTTTGCTGCTCAGCGATGCGCTCTCGCCAGCATTGCAGCAAAAATTGATGGATGATCTGCCCGCCCAAGCGAGCATGACGGGGGCGAACAAAGCCGATCTGGCGAATGGGGTGGCGTATCGTGCATTGCTTAAAAACAATCAAACTCGCTTTGCCCAAGCCATGGCCGATATCGCTGACACTATCGTGTTGACGCAAGAGGAGGGCATACAAGCCGATTTCTCTTACCAACAGCATGGGCCGCAATTACAAAACGGCGGTTATGGTGAATCTTTCCTAAATGTCGCTTTGCCGTGGGTGTATGCGGCGGCTGACACCTGCTTTCGCTTTTCAAGTGATCAGCAACGTTTACTGCTCAGCTATTTCTTACAAGGTTCGATGTGGATGACGCGTACCGGTCGCTGGGATTACAACGTGTGTGGCCGAGCCATCGCCAAGCCCGATTTGGAGAAACCGCACAGTCGCGCGTCTTTGAAAGTGCAAGTGACCATGCTGATGGCGCTGTTTCCTCAACATCGCTTGCCACTCGAAAGTTACCTCGCGCACCTTGATGGCCGTGCGTATCCCTTTGCGGGATTTAAACACTTTTGGCGCTCAGACTATTCTGCCATGGTGAACCATCGCTTTTCGGTGACGGTGAAAACCAATTCACGCCGCACCAAGCCGATTGAAACGGGCAATCAAGAGAACTTACTTGGTTTCTGGCTCGGTTTTGGCAGCATGAACATCAGCGTGACGGGCGACGAATACCACGATATTTATCCTTACTGGGATTGGGCAAAAATCCCTGGGGTTACCTCACCCAGCGTGGCCATGCCCGCGCACGAATGGGGGCGCATCGAGCAAAACACCGAGTGGACTGGCGGCGTCAGCAATGGTCGATGGGGGATAGCCAGCTTTGAGTTGGATGTTCAGCAAACTCAGGGTTTGAAATCGTGGTTTTTCTGTGGTGATGCCATTGTGGCGCTGGGGGCTGGCATTCGTTCTGAACATCAAAGCCCCATCGTCACCGCGATCAATCAATGCCATGTGCAAACGCCTGTTTTTCACCAGAATGAGAATGGGGTGGAGCGGTGTGATGCTGTTGCCGTTCAAGGTTGGCTTCATCATGCCAATGTCGGTTATCTGCTTGGCGAGGGTAAGGCGTATTTGCGTTGTGATGAACAACAGGGCAGTTGGCAGAAAATTAATGCGCATTTGAGTGATGAAGAAGTTGCTGGCAAGGTGTTTAGCCTGTGGATTGAACATGGCGTACAGCCGCACGACGCCGGCTATCACTACACACTGTTACCGGGAGCGACACTGGCGAAAACCCAACAGTATGCCGCTCAACCCGAAGCGCAAGTGCTGCATAATTTGCCTCAGTTGCAAGCGGTTCAGTTTCGTCATGAAGTTGGCTGTGTGTTTCGCCAAGCCGGCCGCCTAGAGCTGGCGAGCTTCACTCATCAACCCGCTTTTGCGTTGGAAGTGGACAAACCCTGTTTGCTACTTTGTGAGCGCACATCGGTTGGCTTTCGTTTGGCTCTGTCGACGCCGGGCAGAGCCGACAAGGTGCAGATCACTTTGCATCAAGGCGGTCAAGCGTTCGCAGTGACCATCGAAACCTCGGCGCTGCCTGATAAGTTGGGCGAAAGCGTGCTGGTGGATATCGAAGCGGAACCGAGTATGGCACGCGATAGCTGA
- a CDS encoding L-ribulose-5-phosphate 3-epimerase produces MYQNLQRHRVGLYEKALPNSLSWEEKLSVTKELGFDFLEISVDESDERRSRLDWDNATVYALRHQCERYGLPLHSMCLSAHRKFPFGSADAKIREQALLHMEKAIALAYKLGIRTIQLAGYDVYYEPANRATHLRFIEGMKLAAKLAERAGVMLAVEIMDTDYLNSLSKFEVLNREVNSPYFTAYPDVGNISGWNYDVCTELKLSKPHITQIHLKDTHRVTPDSQGQFRDLVIGDGEVNFDAIFKTLKETDCVVPLVIEMWAQDEDWRAHIHTAQQRLNRACDHADLPRLFAA; encoded by the coding sequence ATGTATCAGAACTTACAACGCCATCGCGTCGGCTTATATGAAAAAGCGCTGCCAAACTCGTTGAGCTGGGAAGAAAAACTCAGCGTCACCAAAGAGCTTGGTTTTGACTTTCTCGAGATTTCTGTGGATGAATCGGACGAACGACGCAGCCGCCTTGATTGGGATAACGCCACTGTCTACGCATTGCGTCACCAATGCGAACGCTACGGACTGCCGCTGCATTCCATGTGTTTAAGCGCGCACCGCAAGTTTCCATTTGGCTCGGCCGACGCAAAAATCCGTGAGCAAGCGTTGCTGCACATGGAAAAAGCCATTGCATTGGCTTATAAGCTCGGCATTCGCACTATTCAGTTGGCGGGTTACGACGTTTACTACGAACCGGCGAATCGAGCTACCCATCTGCGCTTTATTGAGGGGATGAAACTGGCAGCCAAACTGGCTGAGCGAGCTGGCGTGATGCTGGCGGTTGAAATCATGGATACCGACTACCTGAATTCACTCAGCAAGTTTGAGGTGCTCAATCGTGAAGTAAACTCACCGTATTTCACCGCTTATCCGGATGTCGGCAACATCTCGGGCTGGAACTACGATGTGTGTACCGAGCTGAAACTGAGTAAGCCCCACATTACACAAATCCATCTCAAAGATACGCACCGCGTGACACCGGACTCGCAAGGGCAGTTCAGAGACTTAGTGATTGGAGATGGCGAAGTGAACTTTGATGCGATCTTTAAAACCTTAAAAGAGACCGACTGTGTGGTGCCATTGGTGATAGAAATGTGGGCACAAGACGAAGATTGGCGTGCGCACATTCATACTGCGCAGCAACGCTTAAACCGAGCTTGTGACCACGCAGATTTACCTCGGTTGTTTGCCGCTTAG
- a CDS encoding ABC transporter ATP-binding protein gives MFKRFESFTNPFPAGTPEQPPEGLLAFCRHYTRGFEKPLILMSLLSTIVAIVEVSLFGAMGQLVDWLSNSDPQTFLEQNQSELIYYGVILLVVMPTLIVGYSLLVHQSLLGNYPMSIRWLAHRYLLNQSLNFYQDDFAGRVATKVMQTSLAVRESVMKTMDVFVYVSVYFTSIIVMLAAADWRLMVPMVIWLLIYIGIQVYFVPKLKDVASAQADARSTMTGRIVDSYTNIQTVKLFSHSKRETEYAESGMREFLDTVHRQMRLVTGFNIAVQVTNYVLVFSIGALSIHLWLGGAISIGAIAIAVSLALRINGMSMWIMWEVGSLFENMGTVVDGMKTLSKPIDIQDKPQATELVVKQGGIEFDDVSFHYGENKGVINHLNLHIKPGEKIGLVGRSGAGKSTLVNLLLRFHDVESGKIKIDGQTISEVTQDSLRAQIGMVTQDTSLLHRSIRENILYGNPDASEEELLRATKQAHAHEFIETLTDPFGNVGYDAQVGERGVKLSGGQRQRIAISRVLLKDAPLLVLDEATSALDSEVEAAIQESLNELMQGKTVIAIAHRLSTIAQMDRLIVLDKGNIVEQGTHQELLQNNGIYAQLWAHQTGGFLADDCPEMEESQIA, from the coding sequence ATGTTTAAACGATTTGAAAGCTTTACCAATCCGTTTCCGGCCGGAACGCCGGAACAACCACCTGAAGGGTTACTGGCTTTTTGCCGCCACTACACTCGTGGGTTTGAAAAACCGCTGATTTTGATGTCACTGCTGTCCACCATCGTCGCGATTGTCGAGGTGTCGCTATTTGGTGCTATGGGACAACTTGTCGACTGGCTGAGCAACAGCGATCCACAAACGTTCCTTGAGCAAAACCAAAGTGAGCTGATTTATTACGGCGTGATACTTTTAGTGGTGATGCCAACCCTGATCGTTGGCTACTCACTGCTGGTGCATCAAAGTCTGCTGGGCAACTACCCAATGTCGATCCGCTGGCTGGCGCACCGCTATTTGCTTAATCAAAGCTTGAACTTCTATCAAGATGATTTTGCAGGGCGTGTCGCCACCAAAGTGATGCAAACCTCGCTGGCGGTGCGTGAATCGGTGATGAAAACCATGGACGTGTTTGTTTACGTGTCCGTCTATTTCACCAGCATCATTGTGATGCTCGCGGCGGCCGACTGGCGTTTGATGGTGCCGATGGTGATTTGGCTGCTGATCTACATCGGCATTCAAGTTTACTTTGTCCCTAAGCTCAAAGATGTTGCTTCAGCGCAAGCGGACGCCCGCTCTACCATGACCGGCCGCATTGTCGACAGCTACACCAATATCCAAACGGTGAAATTGTTTTCGCACAGCAAACGCGAGACTGAGTATGCCGAAAGCGGCATGCGCGAGTTCTTAGACACGGTTCATCGTCAAATGCGCTTGGTAACCGGCTTCAATATCGCGGTGCAGGTAACCAACTATGTGCTGGTGTTTTCGATTGGTGCGCTCTCCATCCACCTTTGGTTAGGCGGTGCGATCAGCATTGGCGCGATTGCCATTGCCGTGAGTTTAGCGTTGCGTATCAACGGGATGTCGATGTGGATCATGTGGGAAGTGGGTTCACTGTTTGAAAACATGGGCACGGTGGTCGATGGCATGAAAACGCTGTCCAAACCGATTGATATTCAAGACAAACCACAGGCCACTGAGCTCGTAGTGAAACAAGGCGGCATTGAGTTTGACGACGTGAGTTTCCACTACGGTGAAAACAAAGGCGTGATTAACCATCTCAATTTGCACATCAAACCGGGTGAGAAAATTGGCCTAGTGGGGCGCTCTGGCGCGGGCAAATCAACGCTGGTTAACCTGCTGCTGCGTTTCCACGATGTGGAGAGCGGCAAGATCAAGATCGACGGCCAAACCATCTCTGAGGTGACGCAAGATTCGCTGCGTGCGCAAATTGGTATGGTGACGCAAGACACCTCGCTGCTGCACCGCTCGATTCGCGAGAACATTCTTTACGGCAATCCAGATGCCAGTGAAGAAGAGCTGTTGCGCGCCACTAAGCAAGCACACGCGCATGAGTTTATCGAAACCCTCACCGACCCGTTTGGCAACGTCGGCTACGATGCGCAAGTGGGTGAGCGCGGGGTGAAACTCTCGGGAGGTCAGCGTCAGCGCATTGCGATTTCTCGTGTGCTGCTCAAAGACGCACCACTCTTGGTGCTGGATGAAGCAACCTCAGCCCTCGACTCGGAAGTGGAAGCGGCCATTCAAGAAAGCTTGAACGAGCTGATGCAAGGCAAAACCGTGATTGCCATTGCTCACCGCTTGTCGACCATTGCACAGATGGATCGCCTGATCGTGCTGGATAAAGGCAATATTGTTGAGCAAGGCACGCACCAAGAACTGCTGCAAAACAACGGTATTTATGCGCAGTTGTGGGCACACCAAACCGGCGGCTTTCTTGCCGACGACTGCCCAGAAATGGAAGAGAGCCAAATCGCTTAA
- a CDS encoding arginine deiminase-related protein: MLLPNETIRPQLDATQNADCVVMVPPKEFRFNEETARDNEFQNQIALSQEEVRNKTLAEFRAMVSKLRQEGVQVVEFDYPESDIATPDAVFPNNWFSTTAEGGFYTFPMACENRREEVRPQALIEALAAAGREVHRQDSLTDYVTEEAFLESTGVMVIDHLNRTIYAALSQRCDRLVLEEYAKRIGYERVISFQTLLPSGKPIYHTNVMMAIGEQFCVICDEVIPEFERRFVLKSLAKDKQVISISIEQMNRFCGNILQLETVNGSKVIAMSQSAYDAFSEAQRNQLATHGKLLPFDVTTIEDIGGGSVRCMLGEVFLPKRKAVL; the protein is encoded by the coding sequence ATGCTGTTACCGAATGAGACAATACGACCTCAGCTTGATGCGACCCAAAATGCAGACTGTGTGGTAATGGTGCCGCCAAAAGAGTTTCGCTTTAATGAAGAAACCGCGCGTGACAACGAATTTCAGAATCAGATCGCCCTCTCTCAGGAAGAGGTGAGAAACAAAACATTGGCCGAATTCCGCGCAATGGTGAGCAAACTTCGTCAGGAAGGGGTGCAAGTGGTGGAGTTTGACTACCCTGAATCGGACATTGCGACTCCCGACGCGGTATTCCCCAACAACTGGTTTAGCACCACGGCGGAAGGGGGCTTTTATACCTTCCCGATGGCGTGTGAAAACCGCCGCGAAGAAGTGCGTCCACAAGCTTTGATTGAAGCACTGGCCGCCGCTGGCCGCGAAGTACATCGCCAAGATTCGTTGACCGATTACGTGACGGAAGAGGCGTTCTTAGAAAGCACAGGCGTGATGGTGATTGACCATCTGAATCGCACCATTTATGCCGCATTGTCGCAGCGTTGTGATCGCCTTGTATTAGAAGAGTACGCCAAACGCATCGGTTACGAGCGTGTGATCTCCTTCCAAACGCTGTTGCCATCGGGAAAACCGATTTACCACACCAACGTAATGATGGCGATTGGTGAGCAATTTTGTGTGATTTGCGATGAAGTGATCCCTGAGTTTGAGCGCCGTTTCGTCTTGAAATCACTGGCCAAAGACAAGCAGGTGATATCCATTTCTATTGAGCAGATGAACCGTTTTTGCGGCAACATCCTGCAACTGGAAACGGTCAATGGCAGCAAAGTGATCGCGATGTCGCAATCGGCTTATGATGCGTTTTCAGAAGCGCAGCGCAATCAACTGGCAACGCACGGTAAGCTGCTGCCGTTTGACGTGACGACCATTGAAGACATAGGCGGCGGCTCAGTACGCTGCATGCTTGGGGAAGTCTTTTTACCCAAACGCAAAGCGGTGTTGTAA